One Streptomyces sp. R28 DNA window includes the following coding sequences:
- a CDS encoding NUDIX domain-containing protein: MHTETPQPALPEHELVATSTTVVYTNRWMTVREDETLRHDGAEGVYGLVEKPDFALVIPYAEGGFHLVEQYRYAVKGRYWEFPQGSWEDKPDADPLALARGELAEETGLTAGAMTALGHLFAAYGYCNQGFHVLLATDLTAGEPNLDETEAGLVSRWFSEAEVWQLIAQGHFKDAPSIAALALFQRYRAGTVNS; the protein is encoded by the coding sequence ATGCATACGGAGACACCTCAGCCGGCGCTGCCCGAACATGAACTGGTGGCCACCAGTACCACCGTCGTCTACACGAACCGCTGGATGACCGTCCGCGAGGACGAGACCCTGCGACACGACGGTGCCGAGGGCGTCTACGGCTTGGTGGAGAAGCCTGACTTCGCGCTTGTCATCCCGTACGCCGAGGGTGGGTTCCATCTTGTCGAGCAGTACCGGTATGCGGTCAAAGGTCGCTACTGGGAGTTCCCTCAAGGCTCCTGGGAGGACAAGCCGGACGCGGACCCACTCGCTCTCGCTCGCGGTGAACTCGCCGAGGAGACGGGGCTGACCGCTGGCGCCATGACAGCGCTGGGGCACCTGTTCGCGGCATACGGATACTGCAACCAGGGCTTCCACGTTCTTCTCGCAACGGATCTCACCGCCGGCGAACCCAATCTCGACGAGACCGAAGCGGGCCTGGTCAGCCGTTGGTTCTCCGAAGCGGAGGTGTGGCAGCTCATCGCCCAAGGCCACTTCAAGGACGCCCCCTCCATCGCAGCCCTGGCCCTCTTCCAACGCTATCGCGCAGGCACAGTGAATAGCTGA
- a CDS encoding DUF317 domain-containing protein, whose translation MYWVTPRHLAGDDGVLAERIGDTLAGLGWRMWPTARHTLLHVSPDGLRGAEWILASHPFQLGDLPVAWQLSARSHAASAMAEWNAYFTVGVPHEALSDLLIALDAREAPDTGFERPETVLDAALGQGWIRDVDRPHTAAMDPGLSACLSLGMLPPLIEDADPRPDLMGWQVWAEPVVGAPYLWCASFSASVPHDLVAAFAASLASPVPVPRHTLPESAQGRLTVVRRG comes from the coding sequence ATGTACTGGGTCACCCCGCGGCACCTGGCCGGTGACGATGGCGTACTCGCCGAGCGGATCGGCGACACCTTGGCTGGCCTCGGCTGGCGCATGTGGCCCACTGCGCGCCACACCCTGCTCCATGTGAGCCCGGATGGACTGCGGGGAGCCGAATGGATCCTCGCCAGCCACCCGTTCCAGCTGGGTGATCTGCCTGTTGCCTGGCAGCTGAGCGCGCGCTCGCACGCGGCCTCCGCGATGGCGGAGTGGAACGCGTACTTCACCGTAGGCGTTCCGCACGAGGCGCTCTCCGACCTCCTCATCGCGCTCGATGCCCGCGAGGCGCCAGACACGGGCTTTGAGAGGCCCGAGACGGTCCTCGACGCGGCCCTTGGCCAGGGCTGGATCCGTGACGTGGACCGCCCTCACACGGCCGCGATGGACCCCGGGCTCTCTGCCTGCCTCTCTTTGGGGATGCTGCCGCCGCTCATCGAGGACGCCGATCCACGCCCTGACCTGATGGGCTGGCAGGTGTGGGCTGAGCCGGTTGTCGGCGCCCCGTATCTGTGGTGTGCGAGCTTCAGCGCCAGCGTCCCGCATGACCTGGTCGCTGCTTTCGCCGCCTCGCTCGCCTCGCCGGTCCCGGTGCCCAGGCACACCTTGCCCGAGAGCGCACAGGGCCGACTCACTGTGGTCCGGCGGGGCTGA
- a CDS encoding TnsA-like heteromeric transposase endonuclease subunit has translation MSVSTGVESTVPYVEVSCRVDDKRGSKRRRPLLDCATARFEDAVPVRPFRWSWGGRHFPGWYWAATTGQHVGFESWLERDRLVLMDFDPAVVGMASQPFWLHWHDGERERRHAPDFFVRRVDGSAVVVDVRADDWIAPRDAEAFELTRRACAEVGWRFERVGTPEAVLLANVRWLSRYRHPRCRREPVTARLLELFSQPGPLMAGADAAGDRLATLPALFHLLWKHELSAEQMDIELLGPRTVVRRAGGRAG, from the coding sequence ATGTCGGTATCGACAGGGGTGGAGAGCACTGTTCCGTACGTCGAGGTGTCGTGTCGTGTGGACGACAAGCGCGGGAGTAAGCGGCGTCGTCCGTTGTTGGACTGCGCGACGGCCAGGTTCGAAGACGCGGTGCCGGTCAGGCCGTTTCGGTGGTCGTGGGGTGGGCGTCATTTCCCCGGGTGGTACTGGGCGGCGACGACGGGGCAGCACGTCGGTTTCGAGTCGTGGTTGGAGCGGGACCGGCTGGTTCTCATGGACTTCGATCCTGCTGTGGTGGGGATGGCGTCCCAGCCGTTCTGGCTGCACTGGCACGACGGGGAACGTGAGCGTCGGCATGCCCCGGACTTCTTCGTGCGTCGGGTGGATGGCTCGGCGGTGGTCGTCGATGTCCGGGCCGACGACTGGATCGCTCCGCGGGATGCCGAAGCGTTCGAATTGACGCGCAGGGCCTGCGCGGAAGTTGGGTGGAGGTTCGAGCGGGTGGGGACGCCGGAGGCAGTGCTACTGGCGAATGTCCGGTGGCTGTCGCGCTACCGGCACCCCCGCTGCCGACGGGAGCCGGTCACAGCTCGGCTGTTGGAGCTCTTCTCGCAGCCGGGGCCGCTGATGGCCGGGGCTGATGCGGCTGGCGACCGGCTCGCGACGCTGCCTGCGTTGTTCCACCTCTTGTGGAAGCACGAGTTGTCGGCCGAGCAGATGGACATCGAACTGCTCGGGCCGCGCACGGTCGTGCGCCGGGCTGGCGGGCGTGCCGGATGA
- a CDS encoding DUF6879 family protein translates to MTRPPTFEDLFRDCQRTAVHLEMRDAYMKSDPAFIDWKAGVVLDPAERWADWHAIVTEATSRGVGQQVAGGASAQGEPSDAELFDLRGF, encoded by the coding sequence ATGACAAGGCCCCCGACGTTTGAGGATCTGTTCCGCGACTGCCAGAGGACTGCGGTCCACCTGGAGATGCGCGACGCCTACATGAAGTCGGACCCGGCCTTCATCGACTGGAAGGCCGGCGTGGTCCTCGATCCCGCCGAGCGCTGGGCCGACTGGCACGCCATCGTCACAGAGGCGACCTCGCGCGGCGTCGGTCAGCAGGTCGCGGGCGGCGCCTCAGCCCAGGGCGAGCCATCGGATGCCGAGCTTTTCGATCTGCGCGGTTTCTGA
- a CDS encoding NADPH:quinone reductase → MLASWYDAQGPAADVLHVGELPDPVPGPGEVRVRVTVSGVNPGDTKKRRGWLGSSMPFPRVIPHSDAAGVIDAVGAGVDVHRVGQRVWVHGAQSYRSFGTAAQYTVVPDHQAPPLPDHLSDELGASLGIPGITAHRTVFADGPVDGQLVLVHGVLGGVGSLAAQLAQWAGATVIATVRRTADLDHIDPAVVSHAVALDTSDPAAAIRSYAPQGIDRIIEVALSDNADLDNAVAANNAVIAAYATRSDRTEIPFWPLLFNNVTLRLLGSDDFPAEAKRQAVRDLTAAAAVGALTVDVRDRYPLDQITKAHDHVDTGGVHGRILVTLPQ, encoded by the coding sequence ATGCTTGCTTCCTGGTACGACGCCCAGGGCCCCGCCGCCGATGTCCTGCACGTCGGTGAACTCCCTGATCCCGTCCCCGGCCCTGGCGAGGTCCGCGTCCGCGTCACCGTCTCGGGCGTCAACCCCGGCGACACCAAGAAACGGCGCGGCTGGCTCGGCTCGTCCATGCCCTTCCCGCGGGTGATCCCGCACAGCGACGCCGCCGGAGTCATCGACGCCGTGGGCGCCGGAGTCGACGTCCACCGCGTCGGACAACGGGTCTGGGTACACGGCGCCCAGTCCTACCGCTCCTTCGGCACCGCCGCCCAGTACACCGTCGTACCCGACCACCAAGCCCCACCCCTGCCCGACCACCTCAGTGACGAGCTGGGGGCGAGCCTCGGCATCCCCGGCATCACCGCCCACCGCACCGTCTTCGCCGACGGCCCGGTCGACGGCCAACTGGTCCTGGTCCACGGAGTCCTTGGCGGCGTCGGCTCCCTGGCCGCCCAGCTTGCCCAGTGGGCCGGCGCCACCGTGATCGCCACCGTCCGCCGAACCGCGGACCTCGACCACATCGACCCGGCCGTCGTCTCCCACGCCGTCGCCCTGGATACCAGCGACCCCGCCGCGGCCATCCGCTCGTACGCACCGCAGGGCATCGACCGGATCATCGAGGTCGCGCTGTCCGACAACGCCGACCTCGACAACGCCGTCGCCGCCAACAATGCCGTCATCGCCGCCTATGCCACCCGCTCAGACCGCACCGAAATCCCTTTCTGGCCGCTGCTGTTCAACAACGTCACCCTGCGGCTGCTCGGCAGCGACGACTTCCCCGCCGAGGCCAAGCGCCAGGCCGTCCGCGACCTCACCGCCGCCGCCGCCGTCGGCGCCCTCACCGTCGACGTCCGCGACCGCTACCCGCTGGACCAAATCACCAAGGCCCACGACCACGTCGACACCGGCGGTGTCCACGGCCGCATCCTGGTCACCCTCCCCCAATAG
- a CDS encoding ester cyclase codes for MNRFVEFINTGNEDLAREVISPDAVFHAPSHPEPLRGPDGYMEVIGMMRGAFPDVQWTLEETVAEGDTVAARFTMRGTHDGEFFGIPASGNKISVQAMNFYYLTDGRIVGERGQPDLLGVMQQIGAVPAP; via the coding sequence ATGAACCGTTTCGTCGAGTTCATCAACACGGGCAACGAGGATCTCGCCCGCGAGGTCATTTCTCCGGACGCGGTGTTCCACGCGCCCAGCCACCCGGAACCACTGCGAGGGCCCGATGGGTACATGGAAGTCATCGGGATGATGCGCGGCGCCTTCCCCGACGTCCAGTGGACGCTGGAGGAGACGGTCGCCGAAGGCGACACCGTGGCCGCGCGGTTCACCATGCGGGGAACCCACGACGGTGAATTCTTCGGGATCCCGGCGAGCGGCAACAAGATCTCGGTGCAGGCCATGAACTTCTACTACCTGACCGACGGCCGGATCGTCGGCGAACGGGGCCAGCCCGATCTCCTCGGGGTGATGCAGCAGATCGGTGCCGTACCGGCGCCGTGA
- a CDS encoding PadR family transcriptional regulator → MLELAILGFLAEGPLPGHELRRRVSQLTGYTRPVSDGSLYPAINRLTRAGLIERRADPAAGAARYVLSLTEAGRAEMLQRLRKPADHEITDFTRFYVVLAFLSHLPDVAEQHAVLRRRLEFLEEPASFFYDNERPLRAEEIADPYRRGMLLTARATSRAERTWLRETLGEEPPVFDTGYTDSDPHAPAAPAS, encoded by the coding sequence ATGCTGGAACTCGCGATACTCGGCTTCCTCGCCGAGGGACCCCTGCCTGGACACGAGCTGCGCCGCCGCGTCTCACAGCTGACCGGCTATACGCGGCCGGTCAGTGACGGCAGCCTGTATCCGGCGATCAATCGCCTGACCAGGGCGGGCTTGATCGAGCGGCGCGCCGACCCAGCTGCGGGGGCGGCCCGGTACGTGCTCAGCCTGACCGAGGCCGGACGGGCCGAAATGCTTCAACGCCTGCGCAAGCCCGCCGACCACGAGATCACCGACTTCACGCGGTTCTACGTCGTCCTGGCATTCCTCTCCCACCTGCCCGACGTGGCCGAACAGCACGCGGTGCTGCGCAGACGGCTGGAGTTCCTGGAAGAACCGGCGAGTTTCTTCTACGACAACGAGCGGCCCCTGCGTGCCGAGGAGATCGCCGACCCCTACCGGAGGGGCATGCTGCTCACCGCCCGCGCCACCAGCCGCGCCGAACGGACCTGGCTGCGCGAGACCCTCGGGGAGGAACCGCCCGTATTCGACACCGGATACACCGACAGCGATCCGCATGCGCCCGCTGCTCCCGCGAGCTGA
- a CDS encoding caspase domain-containing protein: protein MAEPRYRALLIGNATFPRDPHGLTDLKGPLVDVEVLRQVLTDREVGLFDPKDVEKLPDRGVQELRERIDDFYSSADREDVLLLYYSGHGELDIQGTLYLCAKDTKSGSLRSTALSALEINNMINSSAAATTIIVLDCCYSGAFKGGRSAPLAAGKGRYVLTSNRSTQVTPDAREGEASPFTRLLVRGLRHAPAERYLTVTELYKHVHIWMTASGPTVTPQLRIAGEGTVIISRRNPGIEVGKPAAAGSSTEARAALLTRMAVAMRAVVAKPEVLTRALSTQRVLRSPQSSAKASAHTRPLPNPTGPFAAEWTGEEQLSTYTARPDLFSVWLWAMGMSFASAGLIYFPYRTGLIRAGSETDTPWFLLLLFGILIAILALLVIVAAITDAFGVVRHAGMLKKKAGWALHVSPQGIVTHSVAGRHEFAWDRIQRVVIEEIQGSPPLRYTGVHIDLAPGAARSTMMRPAGWIYPQPGTVRLRPSGRIPICVLGPMTERQRTDLMEALASYGGQRWVPSVSFASLPVDP, encoded by the coding sequence ATGGCAGAGCCGCGCTATCGGGCGCTACTGATCGGCAATGCGACCTTCCCACGGGATCCGCATGGGCTCACCGATTTGAAAGGGCCATTGGTCGACGTCGAGGTCCTGCGGCAGGTGTTAACGGACCGTGAGGTTGGGCTGTTCGACCCCAAGGATGTCGAGAAACTGCCCGACCGCGGCGTCCAGGAGTTGCGCGAACGGATTGACGATTTCTACTCCAGCGCGGACCGCGAAGACGTACTGCTGCTTTACTACAGCGGCCACGGCGAATTGGACATCCAGGGCACGCTCTACCTGTGCGCGAAGGACACCAAGTCCGGTAGCCTGCGGTCGACCGCGCTGAGCGCGCTCGAGATCAACAACATGATCAACAGCTCGGCCGCAGCGACCACGATCATCGTGCTCGACTGCTGCTATAGCGGTGCCTTCAAAGGCGGCCGATCAGCTCCCCTGGCCGCCGGCAAGGGTCGATACGTCCTGACCAGCAATCGGTCCACTCAAGTCACACCCGACGCCCGAGAGGGCGAGGCCAGCCCGTTCACCCGCCTACTCGTCCGTGGCCTGCGACATGCTCCGGCCGAGAGATATCTCACCGTCACCGAGTTGTACAAGCATGTACACATCTGGATGACCGCTTCCGGCCCCACCGTGACCCCGCAACTGAGGATCGCGGGGGAAGGCACGGTGATCATCTCGAGGCGGAACCCAGGGATAGAGGTGGGCAAACCCGCAGCGGCGGGCAGTTCGACCGAGGCGCGCGCGGCGCTGTTGACCAGGATGGCTGTGGCGATGAGGGCAGTGGTCGCCAAGCCGGAAGTACTCACCCGGGCCCTGTCCACCCAAAGGGTCCTCCGGTCACCACAGTCGTCTGCGAAGGCGTCAGCTCACACGCGTCCTCTGCCCAACCCCACCGGGCCGTTCGCGGCAGAATGGACCGGGGAGGAGCAACTGTCCACCTACACGGCCAGGCCGGACCTCTTCAGTGTGTGGTTGTGGGCAATGGGCATGTCGTTCGCATCGGCAGGACTCATCTATTTCCCGTACCGTACGGGGCTCATCCGGGCGGGATCTGAGACCGACACCCCGTGGTTTCTCCTCCTGCTGTTTGGGATCCTTATCGCTATCCTCGCGCTCCTCGTGATCGTCGCGGCAATCACGGACGCGTTCGGAGTAGTACGGCACGCGGGCATGCTGAAGAAGAAGGCCGGATGGGCGCTGCATGTCAGCCCACAAGGCATCGTGACGCACAGTGTCGCAGGAAGGCACGAGTTCGCCTGGGATCGGATCCAGCGCGTCGTCATCGAGGAGATCCAGGGCTCACCGCCGCTTCGGTACACCGGAGTTCACATCGACCTCGCGCCCGGAGCAGCGCGGTCGACAATGATGCGACCGGCAGGGTGGATTTACCCCCAGCCCGGCACGGTCAGGCTTCGTCCGAGCGGGAGAATCCCCATCTGCGTCCTGGGTCCGATGACGGAACGACAGCGGACGGACCTCATGGAAGCACTCGCCAGCTACGGCGGCCAGCGGTGGGTTCCCTCGGTCTCCTTCGCGTCGCTGCCTGTTGACCCTTGA
- a CDS encoding alpha/beta hydrolase — protein MSSHPSPLRTFTVDGDGESLSCARVDAVRTAAGPCPLPTVVLLHGAGTSDKTRLTDLMTDFATRGHHALACDFAGHGDSSGTLEALSLQRRFRQARAVIDHCVPAEVGLVLIGFSMSGQTVADLVAHYGPRVAAIGLCAPAVYAARAWTVPFRAGFTEIIRAPESWRTSPALEVFRSLSARAVLATPANDAVIPPAVTEAVAAALSASRSSFARLIYPEADHRLGLWFADNAAPRGRFVDAVLRSTGSAGGGTGAQRATVIG, from the coding sequence GTGAGCTCGCACCCAAGCCCGCTCCGTACGTTCACGGTGGACGGCGACGGTGAATCCCTCAGCTGCGCAAGGGTCGATGCCGTGAGGACGGCCGCGGGCCCGTGCCCCCTGCCTACGGTCGTCCTGCTGCACGGCGCCGGTACCAGCGACAAGACACGCCTCACCGACCTGATGACGGACTTCGCCACCCGGGGACACCACGCCTTGGCCTGCGACTTCGCCGGGCACGGTGACAGCTCCGGCACCCTCGAAGCCCTCAGCCTGCAGCGCCGGTTCCGGCAAGCCCGTGCCGTGATCGACCACTGCGTTCCCGCCGAGGTCGGCCTCGTGCTGATCGGATTCAGCATGAGCGGACAGACCGTCGCCGACCTGGTCGCCCACTACGGCCCCCGGGTGGCCGCCATCGGGCTGTGCGCACCGGCGGTCTACGCCGCCCGCGCCTGGACCGTCCCGTTCCGCGCGGGCTTCACCGAGATCATCCGCGCTCCAGAGAGCTGGCGAACGTCGCCGGCTCTGGAGGTCTTCCGATCCCTGTCCGCCCGCGCGGTGCTGGCCACGCCGGCCAACGACGCGGTGATCCCTCCAGCCGTCACCGAAGCCGTCGCCGCCGCCCTGAGCGCATCCCGATCGAGCTTCGCCCGGCTCATCTACCCAGAAGCCGACCACCGGCTCGGGCTGTGGTTCGCCGACAACGCCGCCCCGCGCGGGCGCTTCGTCGATGCCGTACTTCGAAGTACAGGCAGCGCGGGCGGCGGGACGGGGGCTCAGCGCGCGACCGTGATCGGCTAG
- a CDS encoding TniB family NTP-binding protein: MTISKPAARRTVLQVTDAEADRQLNTLPGWRRFIDGPPTPPVLASRSAWQQMNPAKRDLYDESRLDHHARMLTVATPFVERTAICGRRLVLLNRHAISARRGLIVSGPAGTGKTIAITQLGRSHELLDRARHPHSTNRIPVVYVTVPPAATARMIATEFARFLGLPVRARSNMTDIIEAVVGVCTDTRTALVLVDELHNISLTSRHGAEVADTLKYFSERLPATFVYAGIDIDESGLLSGTRGAQIAGRFTLIPSRPFPYNTEWKGLVATMEDTLRLHDHHPGTLTGLDRFLHDHTGGMIGSLSHAIRGAAVDAILTGTEKITKKSLQTIPLDHTAHTMASLATKTATYR, from the coding sequence GTGACCATCTCCAAACCGGCGGCCCGACGCACCGTGCTGCAGGTGACCGACGCCGAGGCCGACCGGCAGCTGAACACGTTGCCTGGATGGCGCAGGTTCATCGACGGCCCACCCACTCCCCCGGTCTTGGCGTCGCGCAGTGCTTGGCAGCAGATGAACCCAGCCAAGCGGGATCTCTATGACGAGTCCCGCCTTGACCATCACGCTCGGATGCTCACCGTCGCCACCCCGTTCGTCGAACGGACGGCGATCTGCGGCCGTCGTCTGGTGCTGCTGAACCGGCACGCGATCAGCGCCCGCCGCGGGCTGATCGTTTCCGGCCCGGCGGGAACCGGAAAGACCATCGCCATCACGCAGTTGGGGCGCTCCCATGAACTCCTGGACCGGGCCCGGCACCCCCATTCCACAAACCGGATTCCGGTCGTCTATGTCACCGTCCCGCCCGCCGCGACTGCCCGCATGATCGCGACCGAGTTCGCACGCTTCCTGGGCCTGCCGGTGCGGGCCCGCTCGAACATGACCGACATCATCGAGGCTGTCGTCGGTGTCTGCACCGATACCCGCACCGCACTGGTGCTGGTCGACGAACTCCACAACATCTCACTCACCAGCCGCCATGGCGCCGAAGTCGCCGACACCCTCAAGTACTTCTCCGAACGCCTGCCCGCCACCTTCGTCTATGCCGGCATCGACATCGACGAATCCGGGCTGCTGTCCGGGACACGCGGCGCCCAGATCGCCGGCCGCTTCACCCTGATCCCCTCCCGCCCCTTCCCCTACAACACCGAATGGAAGGGCCTGGTCGCCACCATGGAGGACACTCTGCGGCTGCACGACCACCACCCTGGCACTCTCACGGGCCTGGACCGCTTCCTGCACGATCACACCGGCGGCATGATCGGATCCCTCTCCCACGCCATCCGCGGAGCCGCAGTCGACGCCATCCTCACCGGCACCGAGAAGATCACCAAGAAGAGCCTCCAGACCATCCCGCTCGACCACACCGCCCACACCATGGCGTCGCTGGCCACAAAGACCGCTACATACCGATGA
- a CDS encoding Mu transposase C-terminal domain-containing protein — translation MTSEERRVPPTARIAEFPKKAAEQAHWWEGHILEVLHGLPPDAPHGAVPRPEFDPRQHCLAERERAKAAELTAAGHRMTASGIKQRRQRYQRDGLVGLADGRSAKKLPDFGQISPLVVEAMRQAIAETTDASSRTVRFIIWRTKEILESREDADGIELPTERTLYRLFDKLAVGTHATGSARTRRSLQARPAGPFGEVPAIAPGELMQIDSTPLDVLVRLDDGIAEKVELTALVDIASRSITAAVLRPTTKAADASALLARSITPETMRPGWPQALRMSRSVLPHRRLLALDERLEQAAARPVIVPETIVCDHGKVFISHNFRASCRFLGVSLQPTHKASPFEKGVIEKTLGSVATLFAQFVAGYTGRSVDRRGRHVEDGPLWSLPELQDLLDEWIVTVWQNRPHDALRDPSTPKRAFSPNEKYAMLLESCGYVPAPLSGEDYVELLPERWHTINAYGIRIKHRTYDSPELNPLRRQHSGVTEKKGLWEVHYDPYDISRIWVRDRRGERDRWITVFWRHLHRVGVPFGEMAWDHARRQVPNDSEIQIAEAAAALLKRAHDGPAGEKSPPVKRSRKDRRVAARTRATAPSREIPDPPAESEPMDEDTADSALAEVIPLGLFDPLADPWRRT, via the coding sequence ATGACGAGCGAGGAGCGTCGGGTCCCGCCGACGGCGCGGATCGCGGAGTTCCCTAAGAAGGCTGCTGAACAGGCCCATTGGTGGGAAGGACACATCCTGGAGGTGCTGCACGGATTGCCGCCGGATGCTCCCCACGGGGCAGTGCCGCGACCGGAGTTCGACCCTCGGCAACATTGCCTGGCCGAGCGGGAGCGGGCCAAGGCCGCCGAGCTGACAGCAGCGGGCCATCGGATGACGGCCAGTGGAATCAAGCAGCGGCGCCAGCGTTACCAGCGCGACGGGCTGGTCGGGCTGGCGGACGGCCGGTCGGCCAAGAAGCTGCCGGACTTCGGCCAGATTTCCCCGTTGGTGGTCGAGGCAATGAGGCAGGCGATCGCCGAGACCACCGATGCCTCCTCGAGGACGGTCCGGTTCATCATCTGGCGGACGAAGGAGATCCTGGAGTCCCGCGAGGACGCCGACGGCATCGAATTGCCTACGGAGCGCACGCTTTATCGGCTGTTCGACAAGTTGGCGGTCGGCACGCACGCGACCGGTTCGGCGAGGACACGCCGTTCGTTGCAGGCGCGTCCGGCCGGCCCGTTCGGGGAGGTCCCGGCTATCGCGCCGGGCGAGCTGATGCAGATCGACTCCACTCCGTTGGACGTTTTAGTACGGCTGGATGACGGCATCGCGGAGAAGGTCGAGCTGACCGCGCTGGTCGACATCGCGTCCAGGTCGATCACGGCGGCAGTGCTGCGTCCGACGACGAAGGCGGCCGACGCCTCCGCCCTCCTGGCCCGCAGCATCACACCGGAGACGATGCGGCCGGGCTGGCCACAGGCGCTGCGGATGTCCCGGTCGGTCCTGCCGCACCGGCGGCTGCTGGCCCTGGACGAGCGGCTGGAGCAGGCGGCGGCACGGCCGGTGATCGTTCCAGAGACGATCGTCTGCGACCACGGCAAGGTGTTCATCTCACACAACTTCCGTGCCTCCTGCCGCTTCTTGGGCGTCTCTCTGCAGCCGACGCACAAGGCGTCGCCCTTCGAGAAGGGCGTGATCGAGAAGACGCTGGGATCGGTGGCGACGCTGTTCGCGCAGTTCGTCGCGGGGTACACCGGCCGCTCGGTCGACCGCCGTGGCCGGCATGTGGAAGACGGACCATTGTGGTCCTTGCCCGAGCTGCAGGACCTGCTGGATGAATGGATCGTCACGGTCTGGCAGAACCGGCCACACGACGCGCTGCGCGATCCCAGCACGCCGAAGCGGGCGTTCTCGCCGAACGAGAAGTACGCGATGCTGCTGGAGTCGTGCGGCTACGTTCCGGCCCCGTTGAGCGGTGAGGACTACGTCGAGTTGTTGCCGGAGCGGTGGCACACGATCAACGCCTACGGCATCCGGATCAAACACCGAACCTACGACAGCCCAGAGTTGAACCCGCTGCGCCGTCAGCACTCCGGGGTCACGGAGAAGAAGGGCTTGTGGGAAGTCCACTACGACCCCTACGACATCTCGCGGATCTGGGTACGCGACCGCCGCGGCGAGAGAGACCGGTGGATCACCGTCTTCTGGCGACACCTGCACCGCGTCGGCGTCCCGTTCGGCGAGATGGCCTGGGACCACGCTCGCCGGCAGGTTCCGAACGACAGCGAAATCCAGATCGCGGAAGCGGCAGCCGCCCTGCTCAAGCGCGCCCACGACGGCCCTGCGGGCGAGAAGAGCCCTCCGGTCAAACGATCAAGGAAGGATCGCCGGGTCGCAGCCCGCACCCGAGCGACCGCCCCGAGCCGGGAGATTCCTGATCCACCGGCCGAGAGCGAGCCCATGGACGAGGACACGGCGGACTCCGCGCTGGCAGAGGTCATCCCGTTGGGCCTGTTTGACCCGCTGGCCGATCCTTGGAGGCGCACGTGA